The genomic stretch GCGTCGAGCGAGCGGGACTGGGTCGCCGCCCCGATCCGCGAGGCCACCACCTGGACGGTGCCGCTCGTCGCGGGAACGGAGAGGGTGTAGCTCCCGTCCGCGTCGGTGACGGTCCTGGCCGCGAGCGCGGGGACGCTCACGGTCGCCCCTGATACGGCCGCGCCCTGCGTGTCCGTGACCCGCCCGCGCAGCGTCACCGTCTCCGTGGCTTTCTCCACGCGGGCTCCCGCTGTGCGCTCCGCCCGCCGAGCGGCAGGGGCACTCGCCACCGGCGGCGGCGGGGGAGCCGCGGCCAGCACGGGGGGTGATGAAGGTGGTGGTGGCGGCGCGGGCGGCGGTGGCGGCGCGGAGACCGGCTCCTCGGCTACCTTGGCCGACGACACAGGCGCTGGCGGCGGAGGAGACTCGGCCATCGCCACCGGCTCCGGTGCGGCCGGAGCCACGTCGAGGGCCACCACGGGAGGGGCGGGATCGCTGCGGCGCTCGCCACCGCCCGCGCGCGGGGAGACGGGCGCGGGGGTTCGCACCGCGCCGGCGGCGGCCGGCGCGGACTGCACGGCGGGCGCGGGCTTGGCGGACGTCTCAGGACCTACGGCGTCGGCGGCGGGCGCTGGCGGGCGCGCGGGCGCGTTGATGGCGATGGGGGCATCGGGCTCGGGGCGCGCCATCCACCCGATCCCCAGCGCGATCAGCACGCTCGCCGCCCAGCCGAGGACGACCCACGGCCGGGCGGTGCGCCGCGCGGGCGCCGGGGCGGGGAAGGGGATCACCCCCGGCGACGGGTGCTCGGCCGGGTCGGCGCGTCGCAGGATGGACGATGCGTCGTCGCGTATCCGCCGCTCCTCGCCGGCGCGGGCGCGGCACGCGGCGCACTCCTCCAGGTGCCGCTCCAGCGCGCGCGCACCCTCCGGGCCGGCGGACGGCAGCTCGCCGTCCAGCCAGGCGTGCAGGAGGCCCTCATCCACGTGCTGCATGCGTTCCTTCCAGGAGCGTGTGTGCCTCCACCAGCCTCCGCCGCGCGCGGGCCAGCGTGGTGCCGATGGCCCCCTGCGCGAGCCCCGACTGCGCGGCGATCTCCGGGTAGCTCAGCCCG from Longimicrobium sp. encodes the following:
- a CDS encoding carboxypeptidase regulatory-like domain-containing protein, with product MQHVDEGLLHAWLDGELPSAGPEGARALERHLEECAACRARAGEERRIRDDASSILRRADPAEHPSPGVIPFPAPAPARRTARPWVVLGWAASVLIALGIGWMARPEPDAPIAINAPARPPAPAADAVGPETSAKPAPAVQSAPAAAGAVRTPAPVSPRAGGGERRSDPAPPVVALDVAPAAPEPVAMAESPPPPAPVSSAKVAEEPVSAPPPPPAPPPPPSSPPVLAAAPPPPPVASAPAARRAERTAGARVEKATETVTLRGRVTDTQGAAVSGATVSVPALAARTVTDADGSYTLSVPATSGTVQVVASRIGAATQSRSLDARPGASNTVDFALGSDVLSLEGVVVTGQGTVARSRSATAAGIAAPPPDAWRTVDRAEAERLLRHPLVTVPSLPLLEIEVGEGEGRSAVRVTQRLPDGTALSLLQWRGAGARAPRPCEAPDAGATCLAFTRSGVLVEASAPVSADALRAALAPLF